A region from the Drosophila bipectinata strain 14024-0381.07 chromosome 3R, DbipHiC1v2, whole genome shotgun sequence genome encodes:
- the LOC108130702 gene encoding myophilin, with the protein MAPRNKEQEQEVLNWIFEVLGEKVPSGQYEDILKDGIWLCKLANKLAPGSVKKIQERGTNFQLMENIQRFQAAVKKYGVPEEEIFQTADLFERRNIPQVTLSLYALARYTQKHPEYTGPTLGPKMADKNERTFTEEQLRAHEGELNLQMGFNKGASQSGHGGFGNARHM; encoded by the exons ATGGCT CCCCGCAACAaggaacaggaacaggaaGTGCTCAACTGGATCTTTGAAGTGTTGGGTGAGAAGGTGCCCAGCGGACAGTACGAGGATATCCTCAAGGACGGCATCTGGCTGTGCAAGCTGGCCAACAAACTGGCCCCCGGATCCGTCAAGAAGATCCAGGAGCGTGGCACCAACTTCCAGCTGATGGAGAACATCCAGCGCTTCCAGGCGGCGGTGAAGAAGTACGGAGTGCCCGAGGAGGAGATCTTCCAGACTGCTGATCTTTTCGAGCGTCGCAACATCCCCCAGGTCACCCTTTCCCTCTACGCTCTGGCACGCTAT acgCAAAAGCACCCTGAATACACCGGCCCCACCCTGGGACCCAAGATGGCCGACAAGAACGAGCGCACCTTCACCGAGGAGCAGCTGCGCGCCCACGAGGGTGAGCTGAACCTGCAGATGGGCTTCAACAAGGGCGCCTCCCAGTCCGGACATGGTGGATTCGGCAACGCCCGCCACATGTAA